Within the Tistrella mobilis genome, the region GGCGGCAACGCCGGGGGAGTGCCGGTGAGCCAGAGAATGGTAGCGGATCGCGACGGAAGTTCTGCAAAAATATGACACTTATATGACAGCGCCCGCATCGATCCTTTCGATGCGGGCGCCGTTCGGGTCCGGAATATTACGCGCCGGTTGCGGCCGGCGCCATCCCCGGGATCAGAGGATGAACTTGGAGAGATCGGCATCGCGCGAGATGCCGCCCAGCTGCTTCTCCACATAGGCCGCATCGATCGCGACCGTCTGGCCGGAATGGTCGGTCGCGCCGAAGCTGACCTCGTCGAGCAGCCGTTCCATCACCGTGTGCAGACGGCGGGCGCCGATATTCTCGACGCCGCGGTTGATCTCGGCGGCGATGTCGGCGATGGCGGCGATGCCGTCGGTCTGGAAGTCCAGCGTCACCCCCTCGGTGCCGAGCAGGGCGGCATACTGGCGCACCAGGCTCGCCTCGGGCTCGGTCAGGATCCGGACCAGATCGTCGCGCGACAGCGCTTCCAGCTCCACCCGGATCGGCAGGCGGCCCTGAAGTTCGGGCAAGAGGTCCGAGGGCTTGGCGACATGGAAGGCGCCCGAGGCGATGAACAGGATGTGGTCGGTCTTGACCGCGCCGTGTTTGGTCGCGACCGAGGTGCCCTCGATCAGCGGCAGCAGGTCGCGCTGCACGCCTTCGCGGCTGACATCGGCCCCGCTGCGGCCTTCACGGGCGCAGATCTTGTCGATCTCGTCCAGGAAGACGATGCCGTTCTGCTCCACCTGGGCCAGGGCGGTGCGGGTGATCTCTTCCTGGTCGAGCAGCTTGTCGCTTTCTTCGGTCAGCAGCAGCTCCATGGCCCGCTTGACCGTCAGCTTGCGCCGCGCCTGGCGGCCGCCGAACATCTTCGACATCATGTCCGACAGGTTCACCATGCCCATCTGGCCGGGCGGCATGCCCGGCACCTCGAAGGCCGGTGCCGCGACCGAGGTCTCGGCGACCTCGATCTCGATCTCGCGATCGTCCAGCGTGCCTTCGCGCAGCATCTTGCGGAACTTCTGCCGGGTGTCGGCATTGGCGGTCTCGCCGACCAGGGCGTTCAGCAGCCGCTCTTCGGCGCCGAGTTCGGCCCGGGCGCGGACATCGCGCCGGCGCTGCTCGCGCACCTGGACCAGCGCCACCTCGACCAGGTCGCGGACGATCTGTTCCACGTCGCGGCCGACATAGCCGACCTCGGTGAACTTGGTCGCCTCGACCTTCAGGAAGGGCGCGTTGGCCAGCTTGGCCAGCCGGCGCGCGATCTCGGTCTTGCCGACGCCGGTCGGGCCGATCATCAGGATGTTCTTGGGCAGAACCTCCTCGCGCAGCCCTTCCGGCAGCTGCTGGCGGCGCCAGCGGTTGCGCAGCGCCACGGCCACGGCGCGCTTGGCCTGGCCCTGGCCCACGATATAGCGGTCGAGTTCCGAGACGATCTCGCGCGGGGTAAAGGCGGGGGTGTCCATCACGCGGTCTCCAGGCTCTCGACGACGACTTCGTGGTTGGTGTAGACGCAGATCTCGGCCGCAACCTTCATCGACTTGCGGGCGATGGTCTCGGCGTCCAGCCCCTCGATATCGGCCAGCGCCCGGGCGGCGGCCAGCGCATAGGTGCCGCCCGATCCGATGCCGATGATGCCGTCCTGCGGCTCCAGCACGTCGCCATTGCCGGTCAGCACCAGCGAGACCTTGGCATCGGCCACGGCCATCATCGCCTCCAGCCGGCGCAGATAGCGGTCGGTGCGCCAGTCCTTGGCCAGCTCCACGCAGGCGCGCGCCAGCTGCTTCGGGTGCCGTTCGAGCTTCGCTTCCAGCCGCTCGACCAGCGTGAAGGCATCCGCCGTGGCGCCCGCGAAGCCCACGATCACGCTGCCGTCGCCGATGCGCCGCACCTTGCGGGCATTGGCCTTCATCACCGTCTGACCGAGCGACACCTGCCCGTCACCCGCGATCACCACCCGGCCGCCCCTGCGCACCGAAAGGATCGTGGTGCCGTGCCATGTCGTCGTCGTCTCGCCGTTGCTCATCGTCTGCAGAGCCTGTCCTCGATGGGAGGCCGGCGGTGATGGATCACCGCCGGAATGCCCGCTCATGTGGTCGAGATCGACCGGGCGGTCAAGAGCAACCGCCCGGGGCCCCGTCAGGCGTGATGATCATGGCCCATGGCGGGCAGGGGTTCGTCCCGGGGATCCGCCCCCACCAGATGCCGGACCACGGGCGGGGTCTCGCCCCTGTGGAACCGGTTCACCCCGGCCTGAAGCCCGGCATCGGCACGGGTGACCCGGCGGTGATGGCGCAGATGCTCCAGCCACGAGGCGGCGAAGAAGATTTCTTCGAACCGGGTCGGATCTTCCGCATCCTCCAGCACCCGCCAGCCGAAGGCGCCGTCGCGCCGGCGGATGCGGGCCAGCTCCCGAACCGCTTCCAGAAAGGCCCGGCGATCGGCCGGATCGATCCGATAGGCGATGCTGACCAGCACCGGGCCGCGATCGCCCGCAACCGGCGCGGCCGAAACGGGATCGGGCCAGTGGCGCGAGGGGGTGAGATCGTCGGTGCCCGCAGGCAGCTTCACCAGCCGGGCGAGGGCAAGGCCCGCAAGGCTGCCGCCGATGGCGGCGATCACCAGTGCCGGCTCGATCCCGACGCTCTGGGCGACCAGACCCCAGACGGTGGAGCCCGCGGTCATCGCGCCGAAGAACACCATCAGATAGACCGCAAGACCGCGGGCCCGCACCCAGTCGGGCAGGGTGGACTGGGCCGCGACGTTGAGGGTGGTCAGCACCGCGATCCAGGCCGCCCCCGCCACCGCCAGCGCGCCGGTCGCCGCCCAGCGATCCTGGACCAGCGCCAGGGCAAGGGTGACCAGCGCGGTCATCAGGGTTCCGCCCAGAACCAGGACATGGCCCGGCAGTTTCAGCCGGGGCAGGGCGATGGCGCCCGCCACCGCACCGGCGCCGATCGCGGCCAGCAGCACGCCATATCCCGCGGCATCGACCATCAGCCGTTCCCGGGCGATCAGGGGCAGCAGCGCCCAATAGGCCGAGGCGAAGAGGAAGAAGCCGCCGGCGCGGAGCAGCACCCGGCCGAGCGCGCGGGAGCCGGCAGCATAGCGCAGCCCCGCCCGCATCGCCGGCAGGAAGCTTTCGGGCGGCAGGTCCGAGGTCCGGGCCGGGCGCCGCCAGAGCAGGAACACCCCGACCACCGCCAGATACGAGATGGCGTCGAACAGATAGGCGGCGGCAACGCCCGCGGTGGCGACGATCAACCCGCCGAGTGCCGGGCCGATCGCCCGCGAGATGTTGAGCCCGAGCGAGTTCAGGGCGACGGCCGGGCGCAGCTCGGCGCGGCCGACCACTTCGGGCACGATCGCCTGGAAGGCCGGGCCCGACAGGGCGGCACCGGCACCGGCGACCAGGATCAGCGCCAGCAGCAACCCCGGCGACATCAGCCCCAGATGGGCCGAGAGGGTGAGCACGGCGCCCACCACCAGCAGCCCCGACTGCACGGTGATCAGCAACCGGCGCCGGTCGACGATGTCGGCCAGCGCACCGGCCGGCACCGAGAGCAGGAAGACCGGCAGGGTGGTGGCGGCCTGGACCAGCGAGACCAGCAGCGGCGAGGGCGAAAGCTCGGTCATCAGCCAGCCCGAGGCGACATCGCGCACCCAGGTGCCGGTGTTGGAGACCAGCGCCGCCAGCCAGATGGCGAGAAACACCCGGTTGCGCAGCGGCGCCCAGGCGCCGGGGGCGCCCGATGCCGCCGCATCGGATGGGTCGGTCCGGGTGGTGGTCATGGGCTCCGTCTCCCTTCGGGAAGAAGACGGGCCGGCCGGGGCTTGCGGCCCCCGGCCGGCCCGGGATGGCTCAGGCGGCGTCGGGCGTCAGGCGGCGTCGGGCGCGGGGAGCGTCACGCCGGCTTGAACGGGGTCGCGGGCACATGGGTCGCCGGCACCGGATCGAGGGTGGGGCCGTGGGTCACCCGCTCCGGCGCGCCATGGACCATGGTGTAGGCATAGTCGACACCCATGCCATAGGCACCCGAATGCTCTTTCACGATCGAGATCACCGCGTCATAGGTCTCCTTGCGGGCCCAGTCGCGCTGCCATTCCAGCAGCACCTGCTGCCAGGTCACCGGCACCACGCCGGCCTGGATCAGCCGCTGCATGGCATAGTCGTGGGCCGCCTTGCTGGTCCCGCCCGAGGCATCCTCGACCATGTAGATCTCGTAGCCGCCGTCGAGCATCGCCGAGAGGGCGAAAGTGGTGTTGCAGACCTCGGTCCAGAGCCCCGAGACCACGATCTTGCGGCGCCCGGCCGCCGCCAGCGCGTCACGGACCTTCTGGTCGTCCCAGGAGTTCATCGAGGTGCGCTCCAGGATCGGCTGTTCGGGGAAGACCGACAGCAGTTCCGGGTAGGTGTGGCCCGAAAAGCCCAGCGTTTCGACCGAGGTGATGGTGGTCGGCACCCCGAAGACCTTCGCCGCCTTTGCCAGGCCGACGACATTGTTCTTCAGCACCTGGCGGTCGATGGACTGCACGCCGAAAGCCATCTGCGGCTGCTGGTCGATGAAGATGAGCTGGCTGTTCTGGGGGGTGAGGACTTCGAGCTTCGCGTTCGACATGACCGTGGTCTCCTGATTTTTTCTGTCGGATGGGGTCGGGACAGGCGGGGTGGGGCTCAGCTCTGCAGGAAGGCGAGCATGTCGTGGTTCAGGCGGTCGGCATGGGTGTCGGTGATGCCGTGGGGGCCGCCTTCGTAGACCTTCAGTTCGGCATGGGGCACCAGGCGCTTCGAGGCCCGGCCGGCGGCGTCGATCGGCACGATCTGGTCGTCGTCGCCATGAACGATGAGCGTCGGCCGGTCGAACTTCTTCAGGTCTTCGGTGAAATCGGTTTCCGAGAAGGCCTTGATCGAGTCGAAGGTGTTCTTGTGGCCGCCGGTCATGCCCTGGAACCAGAAGGCGTCGATCATGCCCTGCGACGGCGTGGCGCCCGGCCGGTTGAAGCCGAAGAAGGGGCCTGAGGCGATGTCCTGGTAGAGCTTCGACCGGTCGGCCAGGCTGCCGGCGCGGATCCCGTCGAAGACCTCGATCGGCAAGCCACCGGGGTTCGCTTCGGTCTTCAGCATCAGCGGCGGCACCGCCGAGATCAGGCCCAGCTTCGCGACCCGACCGGTGCCGTGGCGGCCGACATAGCGGGTGATCTCGCCCCCGCCGGTCGAGAAGCCGAAGAGCGACACCTCGTGCAGGTCCAGGGCCTGGATCAGCTGGGCGAGGTCGTCGGCATAGTGGTCCATGTCGTTGCCGTCCCAGGGCTGGCTGGACCGGCCATGGCCGCGGCGGTCATGGGCGATGACCCGGTAGCCGGCATCGGCCAGGAACATCGCCTGGCGGTCCCAGCTGTCCGCATTCAGCGGCCAGCCATGGCTCAGGATCACCACCGGCCCGTCCTTCGGGCCCCAATCCTTGTAGTGGATCTCGACATTGTCGCGGGTCAGGATGCTGGGCATGACACGTTTTCCCCTGAAGAAGCGCAGACCGGTCCCGTTGCGGCCGTGAAGGTTCTGCGGCCGGAGGCATGATCTGGGTGATGTTTCTTTGAGCGGAGAGGCCGGATCCCTGAAGTCCCGGCCATGTTCCCGGCCGGTCGGGATCAAAAATCTTCTGTGCGAGAGGCAGCCCCGGAAGACGTATGTCTCAGTTCTGTTGCGTCTTCGGGTCTGTCTCGTCGTCGTTTCGTGTCTTCAGAATAGCCGGATGGCATGAAACTGCAAATTGCGATGCTGCAAGACGATCCTT harbors:
- the hslU gene encoding ATP-dependent protease ATPase subunit HslU, with product MDTPAFTPREIVSELDRYIVGQGQAKRAVAVALRNRWRRQQLPEGLREEVLPKNILMIGPTGVGKTEIARRLAKLANAPFLKVEATKFTEVGYVGRDVEQIVRDLVEVALVQVREQRRRDVRARAELGAEERLLNALVGETANADTRQKFRKMLREGTLDDREIEIEVAETSVAAPAFEVPGMPPGQMGMVNLSDMMSKMFGGRQARRKLTVKRAMELLLTEESDKLLDQEEITRTALAQVEQNGIVFLDEIDKICAREGRSGADVSREGVQRDLLPLIEGTSVATKHGAVKTDHILFIASGAFHVAKPSDLLPELQGRLPIRVELEALSRDDLVRILTEPEASLVRQYAALLGTEGVTLDFQTDGIAAIADIAAEINRGVENIGARRLHTVMERLLDEVSFGATDHSGQTVAIDAAYVEKQLGGISRDADLSKFIL
- the hslV gene encoding ATP-dependent protease subunit HslV, producing the protein MSNGETTTTWHGTTILSVRRGGRVVIAGDGQVSLGQTVMKANARKVRRIGDGSVIVGFAGATADAFTLVERLEAKLERHPKQLARACVELAKDWRTDRYLRRLEAMMAVADAKVSLVLTGNGDVLEPQDGIIGIGSGGTYALAAARALADIEGLDAETIARKSMKVAAEICVYTNHEVVVESLETA
- a CDS encoding MFS transporter; protein product: MTTTRTDPSDAAASGAPGAWAPLRNRVFLAIWLAALVSNTGTWVRDVASGWLMTELSPSPLLVSLVQAATTLPVFLLSVPAGALADIVDRRRLLITVQSGLLVVGAVLTLSAHLGLMSPGLLLALILVAGAGAALSGPAFQAIVPEVVGRAELRPAVALNSLGLNISRAIGPALGGLIVATAGVAAAYLFDAISYLAVVGVFLLWRRPARTSDLPPESFLPAMRAGLRYAAGSRALGRVLLRAGGFFLFASAYWALLPLIARERLMVDAAGYGVLLAAIGAGAVAGAIALPRLKLPGHVLVLGGTLMTALVTLALALVQDRWAATGALAVAGAAWIAVLTTLNVAAQSTLPDWVRARGLAVYLMVFFGAMTAGSTVWGLVAQSVGIEPALVIAAIGGSLAGLALARLVKLPAGTDDLTPSRHWPDPVSAAPVAGDRGPVLVSIAYRIDPADRRAFLEAVRELARIRRRDGAFGWRVLEDAEDPTRFEEIFFAASWLEHLRHHRRVTRADAGLQAGVNRFHRGETPPVVRHLVGADPRDEPLPAMGHDHHA
- a CDS encoding hydrolase, producing MSNAKLEVLTPQNSQLIFIDQQPQMAFGVQSIDRQVLKNNVVGLAKAAKVFGVPTTITSVETLGFSGHTYPELLSVFPEQPILERTSMNSWDDQKVRDALAAAGRRKIVVSGLWTEVCNTTFALSAMLDGGYEIYMVEDASGGTSKAAHDYAMQRLIQAGVVPVTWQQVLLEWQRDWARKETYDAVISIVKEHSGAYGMGVDYAYTMVHGAPERVTHGPTLDPVPATHVPATPFKPA
- a CDS encoding alpha/beta fold hydrolase translates to MPSILTRDNVEIHYKDWGPKDGPVVILSHGWPLNADSWDRQAMFLADAGYRVIAHDRRGHGRSSQPWDGNDMDHYADDLAQLIQALDLHEVSLFGFSTGGGEITRYVGRHGTGRVAKLGLISAVPPLMLKTEANPGGLPIEVFDGIRAGSLADRSKLYQDIASGPFFGFNRPGATPSQGMIDAFWFQGMTGGHKNTFDSIKAFSETDFTEDLKKFDRPTLIVHGDDDQIVPIDAAGRASKRLVPHAELKVYEGGPHGITDTHADRLNHDMLAFLQS